Proteins from one Lonchura striata isolate bLonStr1 chromosome 28, bLonStr1.mat, whole genome shotgun sequence genomic window:
- the NMRK2 gene encoding nicotinamide riboside kinase 2: MKYIIGIGGVTNGGKTTLTNRLVKALPNCCVVHQDDFFKPQDQIEVGEDGFKQWDVLDSLDMEAMVSTVRAWIENPVKFARSHGVNVTPGSREPSSQDTHILVIEGFLLYNYKPLIELFDLRYYLAVPYGECKRRRSTRSYTVPDPPGLFDGHVWPMYLKHRKQMEDAGVDVVYLDGLKSRDELYNQVFEDIHNKLLNCS; the protein is encoded by the exons atgaaatatattataGGCATCGGAGG GGTCACCAATGGTGGTAAAACCACCTTGACCAACAGGCTCGTCAAGGCGCTCCCCAACTGCTGCGTGGTCCATCAGGACGATTTCTTCAAG CCACAAGATCAAATAGAAGTCGGGGAAGACGGCTTTAAACAATGGGATG TGTTGGATTCCTTGGATATGGAGGCAATGGTGAGCACAGTGCGGGCCTGGATTGAGAACCCAGTGAAGTTTGCCCGTTCGCACGGGGTGAATGTCACACCTGGCTCTAGAGAGCCAAGCTCCCAAGATACCCATATATTGGTCATTGAAGGCTTCCTGCTTTATAATTACAA ACCCCTGATCGAGCTGTTCGACCTTCGCTACTACCTGGCAGTGCCCTACGGCGAGtgcaagaggaggaggag TACTCGGAGTTACACCGTGCCCGACCCCCCGGGCCTCTTCGACGGCCACGTCTGGCCCATGTACCTCAAACACAGGAAGCAGATGGAGGACGCTGGGGTGGATGTGG TTTATTTAGACGGCCTGAAGTCCAGGGATGAACTCTACAACCAAGTCTTTGAAGATATTCACAACAAGCTCCTAAATTGCTCATAG